Genomic DNA from Acidisoma sp. PAMC 29798:
CGTGACACCTGGCAATGCCGTGTTTTAGGGCGTTACACAGGGTGTCAGACCGCCCGAGGATCACCACAATGGATTACGCCGCACTTGCTCGCCTGCGCCCGTTGATGCCGCTGCAGGTGCTGGCTGAGATAGTGGGACCCGCCTGGACTCCGCCGACGGCCGACACGGCTGGGCGGGTGTTCCTGTCCGGCGTGCCGGGGTTTGCCGCCCAGGTCGACGAGGCCGGCCTGCTCGGCCGCGTCAGCTTCTACCGCGACTTCCCGTCCGACCTGGTCGTCGAGGGTCTGCACGCCGGCATGGCGCTGGACGCGGTGCGGCAACTTTACCCTCGCACGGTGGTCAGCGCGGAACAGGCCTCGCCCGGCATCGAAGGCTTCGAGACGGCCTTACCGAACGGCAACGCTCCACATGCGCTTCAAGGACAATCGGCTGCTGGGCTTCGACCTGCTGTGGCCAGGCGCCGTCTATCCCGAGCCGAACACGCAACAGGCCTGGCCGCGCCACGCCAAAGCCTACGACCTCGCCCTGTTGCCGCATCGGGCCGACCGGGGAGCCGCCGGGAACCACGGCTGGTGCCACGGCCTGCCGCCTGGGTTGCGGCCAGAGCAATGGCCGCTGGACTCCAGGACCGGGCAGCCCATGCGCCACGCCTTCACCCTGAAGCTGCCGCCTGATCACCGGGTCAAGGGACCCGACTTGGTCGCGGTCAGCCTGTTCGGCACCGATTGGTGTGGGGACAGCGTCGCGGAGAGCAAGGCGGTCGCGGCGGCCTGGGACGCACCTGCGCCACCTGCAGACCCGGCATTGAGGCCCGTGTGGCTGCACCGCACCGGCCGGCATTCGCACGAATACCGTATGGAGGACATCCTGGGTGAGCCCTACGCCGTCCTATGGCTGACCGAAGCCGAGTTCGCCGGCCGCCTGTGCCATCCGCCGCTCCAGCCCGGGAGCGGCCACCCCGAACAGCCGCCACTGCCGCGCTGGATGCAACTCGGTGCCGCCGCGGCGAGCGGGGTGGCGGAGGCACCGCCCGGTGACCTGGCCCACGACGTTGCGCTGCGCTGGACGCTGCGGGCGCACGATCCAAATGCGGGCCTTGCGCCGCCTGCCGGCTGGAGCGAGTCGACGCATGCTGGCTACCAGTCGATCTGGAGCCGGGATGCTTCTGGCCAAGTCGAACTGGAGTCCTGGGCGCAGGGGCAGGCACCCAACCACATCGGCGGCACCATGCAGCCGGTGCAGGCCCACCCGGAACCCGGCTTCAGCCCGTTCTACGTCGAGTTCGAGGAAGCCATGGGCGGCTTCAACTTCGGCGGCGGCACTGCCCAGCTCGACCTTGATCAGATGCGGCTCGACTGGGCCTGCGGCTGACGAACCGCATCTGGACGCGGTGCCGGAGCCCCAAAGGGCAGGCAAGGCACATACCAACGTTTCAAGACAGCCTCCTGCATGATAAATTGTATTTCACCATGCCCGACGCCCTGTTACCGGCGAGGTCTACAG
This window encodes:
- a CDS encoding DUF7256 domain-containing protein; this translates as MDYAALARLRPLMPLQVLAEIVGPAWTPPTADTAGRVFLSGVPGFAAQVDEAGLLGRVSFYRDFPSDLVVEGLHAGMALDAVRQLYPRTVVSAEQASPGIEGFETALPNGNAPHALQGQSAAGLRPAVARRRLSRAEHATGLAAPRQSLRPRPVAASGRPGSRREPRLVPRPAAWVAARAMAAGLQDRAAHAPRLHPEAAA